The following nucleotide sequence is from Acidobacteriota bacterium.
GCTGAAGCGCGAGGCGGCGCTCAAATGTCTGCCCGACCGGCTGGCCGCCAACTCCATTGCCCTCGAACGCTTCCGGCGCGAGGCGCAACTGCTGGCCGGCATGAGTCACCCGCATATTGCCGCGGTCTACGGCCTGGAGATCGGCAGCGACGGCGGAGCGGTGCTGGCGATGGAGATGGTCGGCGGCGAGACGCTCGCTGACCGCCTGCAGCGCGGGCCGTTGCCGCCCGAAGAAGCCGCGGCTATAGCCTTGCAGATCGCCCAGGCACTCGAGTACGCCCACGAGCGCGGCATCATTCACCGCGATCTCAAGCCCGCGAACACCAAGGTGACGGCCGACGATCAGGTCAAGGTACTCGATTTCGGTTTGGCGAAAGCGCTCACACCCGAGCTGAGCGCAGCCGAGCTGGCCGATTCGCCGACCCTGACGACGCCGGCGACGCTGGCAGGCAGCATTCTGGGTACGGCCGCATACATGGCGCCCGAGCAGGCGCGCGGCAAGGCCGTCGACCGCCGCGCTGACATCTGGGCCTTCGGCGCCGTGCTGTATGAAATGCTCACCGGCCAGCGCGCCTTCCATGGCGACAACGCAACCGATGTTATTGCTGCCGTGGTGCGCGCCGAGCCCGACTGGAGCGCGCTACCGCCGGCAACGCCCGCGTACCTGCGCGATCTCGTCGAGCGCTGCCTGCGCAAAGATGCGCGCCGCCGTCTGCAATCCATCGGCGATGCGCGCATTACGCTGGAGGAAAAACCCAGCCCACCCGCGGCAGCGGCTGCCGCCCAACGCCCCGCGGCGCTGGCGCAACGCGCCTGGTACGGCTGGGCGGCGCCCGGCTTCGCGGGCGTGGTGTTGGCAGCACTGGCGGCGTACTGGCTCATGCCCCGGCCTGCCAAGCCGGTGGCCATGCGCTTTCAGGCGGTGACGGCGCTCGCGGGCGTGCAGCGTGACCCCGCGCTCTCCCCTGACGGCCGCTCGGTGGCCTTCGCCTCCAATCAGGACGGCAACTACAACCTTTACGTCGGCCTGATCGATGGCGGCAACCTACTCGAAATTACTCGCGGCAGCGACGCCAAGGGTCATCCGGCCTGGACGCCCGACGGCGCCTCGCTCGCGTATCAGCAGCTCAATCCCTCGGGTCTCTGGGATATCTGGGAAGTCTCGGCGCTGGGCGGCACCCCTCACCTGCTGTTGCGCAACGCCGAAGATCCGGCATGGTCGCCCGATGGCAAGCAGCTCGCTTATACCCAGGCCTCGACCGGGACGCTCTGGCTGAGCACGCCCGGCCAACCGCCGCAGGAACTCGGCAGGGGCATCAAGGGACAGCAGCCACGCTTCTCTCCCGACGGCAAGCAGCTCGCCTTCGACGTCAACAAAGTCGGCGGTCCTTACGGCTCGCTGGAGGTGGCCGACCTCGCCGACGCATCCGTGCGTGCGCTCACCCCCACGGCTGGTCCCGAAGTTCTTTCGCCGGCGTGGTCATCCGATGGCCAGTCCATTTACTTCGCCTCCAGCCGGGGCGGCACGGTCAATATCTGGAAGCTGCCTGCGGCGGGCGGTACACCGGTGCAGATCACCGCCGGGCAGGGGGATGACGCGGGCCTGAGCGTCATGGGCAACCGCCTGGTTTTCGCAACCTTCCGCACCAATACGCGCCTGGCCCAGCTCGATCTGACCGCTATGGCGGGTCCCCATGCGATTCACGTGCTCTCCAGCGATCCGGTGCGCAATCAGAACGCTCCCGCCTACTCGCCGGATGGCAAGCGCCTGGCGTTTTTCTGCTGGCTCAAGGGCGTTGAACTCGAACAGATCTGGACCTCCAATGCCGACGGCGGTCACGCCGCGCCGCTGGTAGCCGGCCCCTTGAGCAATATTTTTCCCGAGTGGTCCGCCGATGGGCAGTCCGTTCTATTTACCCAATGGAACACTGCGACTGGCGCCACTGACCTGGCTGCGGTTCCCGCCGACGGAGGCGAACCCAAGATTATGTGGCACTCGCACCAGGGCGCCAAGCCTTGGTTGTCCGATGTCAGCTCCCGCGGCGTAGTCGCCTATCCCGGCCCGCACGGCATCAGTACTTACGATCCCTCCACCGGTGCTACGCGGCGCGTGCTGCCCTTGCCGCGGCAAACAAGCTGGGTGCGCTGGTCGCCGCAGGGCACGGCCATCGCCTACGACATGCCGCCACGTTTCGACGGCGACCCGGAGGCCGGGGTCTGGATCGACGACTTGCACCAGCCGCCACAGCAGGTTTTTCGCGGTTGGGTCTGCTATCTGGCGCGTGCGCCGGGAGGCAAGCTCGCCATCCTCGCCGGCAGCTCCGATCTGCAAGGTTCGCTCTGGACAGCGGACTGGAACGGGCAACATCTAAAGCGGCTGCCGCAAAACGTGCCATTGCTTTACGATTATTTTTTCGACGCCTGGAACGTAATATCCCTCTCACCCAACGGCCGCGATCTCGCCTTCCTCTACGATGACGCCCTGCAGGCCAACCTCGGAATGATCGAGTTTGGAAAATAGGCCATGCCCCTAGCAGCGGGAACGCACATCGGACCCTACGAAGTCCTTGTCCCCTTGGGTGCAGGCAGTATGGGCGAAGTGTATCGCGCTCTCGACACGCGGTTGAAGCGCGAGACGGCGCTTAAGGGCCCGCAGCCAGGGCGTGACTATCAGCGTGAAAGCGCACAAAGACGGCAATTCTAACGCCGGTATCTCGACCGTGCCTTTGAACTATGCCGACTGGTGTATAGAGGCGCCATCACGCATCAGCATCGCGCCGGATGGCGAGCACATGATCTTCGGCTACGACGATGATGCGCAGCCCAACATCAGGATGCTGACGTTGGGCATTAAGCCGGCAAGCAGCCGTTTTACTGGACGACCAGGATTTTAATGTCGTTTCGCGGAGAAAAATTGCGGAGCGTCGATTCGAATGTGGTCGGCCCAGTCTGCGCCAATGGTCCGTGCCAACACGTCGAAAGGATGTTGGCGGGTTTGAGCTTGTCCAGAATCAGATGGAATGTGCCAATCGGACCATCCCAATTGTTGCCGGTAGTGAGCACGTATTCAGTCGTGTAGAAGTGAATATACGAGTCTTTGCAAAGGCCTGTCTTGCAAACCGGCGTTGCCGCAAACTTTCTCTTTAGCGCAGCAAACGTGCTCGCATTGGGGCACACGTCCGCGTGAATGTCATTTTTCAGCGCAGACAACGCCTGGACCTCATTCCCGACGCGATAGTCATAATATTCGCCGGTGATCGGCTGATAGCTCTGGTCAATTGTGACCGTTTTGCCCGGCTCGAATTTCTGGCGCCACCAAAACCGCGTGCTTACCGTCCACATCGGCATTTTCTCGGATGAATCGCTGAGCAAGTGAGCGTCCACCAAAGCGCGAACTGTCAAGGTTGGCAAAGCTTTGAGGGGATCGCCACCGGCGCGCACCATAGGATTGAGCGGTACATGGTAGCGTCGCAGCAGTCGCGTGACATCGCACCCGCGACGGTTAGCAGCCCTCCGCTCGACCTTCAAACCCACCGGCTCGCCATCGACGATGGTTTTGAAGCCGATAAAATTCACAGGATCGCCGGTCGTCGATCCAATCGTGGTGTTGTACCACTCCGCCTGGTCCAGGTTCGGCAGCGGAAATGCAATCACGGTCTCAATCGGGCTCGTGGACACGTTCATGAACGTGAAATGAATGCGCACTCGCGTCGGGCTAATGTACAAATCTTCGCTGAGCATGCGGATCTGGCGCGAGTGCTGAAATTGCAAGCCGCCGATGCCAATCGTGGCCGTGGTATCGTCGCCCAAAGCGGCTGTGAACAGGACGAGGGTTAGGGTGAAGACAAGGGCTGCGCGGAACCAGCACCTGGCGCGGAAACGCATGCGGCTACTATAAGCCGCGCTCACCCAGGCGCACAGCGGCATGCTCACGTTCGGACGTTAGGCCGACGCGGCTGCCGCGGCAGGTTCGTAATCGGCAGGCTCGGTTTCATCCGCCACAGCGGGCCGACGCAAGCGCCGGAACACGGGCGTAAGCACCACCGCCAGCACCAGGTTCACCACCAGCGCATCGATGGCGGCGTAGGCGGCAATATGCAAGCTGCCGAGGTGCAGCGGATAGACCGAGGTGCGCAGCCCCATCGCCCAACCCATCGCTGTGCCCGTGGCCATTCCGGCGGCCCAGCCGATCAGCAGCGCCGCCGGATGCAGCCAGCGACGATACAGGCCGAAGATGACCGCCGGGAAGGTTTGCAATATCCAGATGCCGCCGAGCAGTTGCAGGTTGATGGCGTAGGTGTGGTCACCAAAAATCACGAACACCACCGCTCCGAGCTTGAGCAGCAGCGAGATGAGCTTCGCCAGGCCCGATTCCCGGCGCGCGCTCAACTGCGGGTTCACATACTCGCGCCAGATGTTGCGGGTAAACAGCGTGCCGCAGGCAATCGCCATGATCGCGGCCGGCACCAGCGCGCCGATGGCGATGGCGGCCATGGCGAAACCGGCAAACCAGGCGGGAAACATGCTGGTGAACAGCACCGGAACAATGCTGTTGGGATCGGCCGTATGCACATTCGCCGCCAAGGCCACGTAACCAAGCAGGGCAATTAAGCCCAGCAGAAATGTATACGCCGGCAGAAACACGGCGTTGCGTTCGATGGCGCGGTCGCTCGCGGCGCTGAGAATGCTGGTCGCGGTGTGGGGATACAAAAAAGCCGCTAGCCCGGAGCCGACCGCGAGGGTGGCAAATGCGAGAAACTGCTCGGGCCGCAGAATCATCGATCCCGCAGGGTGATGCGCGGCCAGCGCCTGCGCGGCGAGATGAAAAATGCGCCCGTAGCCGCCAAGGCGCATGGGAATCCAGATCACCGCGACCAGAATCACGATGTAAACCATCGCGTCTTTCGCGATGGCGACAATCGCGGGCGCGCGCAAACCGCTCACGTAGTCGTAGGCGACCAGAATCAAAAACGCCACGATCAGACCGATATTGCTGGCTTCGGCAGGACTGCGGAAGCCGAGCGCGGCAATCGCGACCTGCATTCCGAGCAATTGCAAGGCGAGATAGGGCAGGGTGGCGACGATGCCGGTGACGGCGATGGCCAGCGCCAGCGGACGGCTGCCGTAGCGGCCGCGCACAAAATCGGCCAGCGTCGAGTAGTTGCGCCGCCGCGACACCCGCCACAGGCGCGGCATCACCAGAAACACAAAGGGGTAGACCAGGACGGTATAGACCAGCGCAAAAAAGCCATTCGCGCCGACGCCATACACCAGCGCCGGCACCGCGATGATGGTGTAGGCGGAGTAGAAATCGCCGCCGATCAAAAACCAGGTGAGGACCGCGCCGAAACGGCGCCCGCCCAGCGCCCATTCCTCAATCGACTGCAGGTCGCCCTGGCGCCAGCGCGCCGCCCATAAGCCCAGCACCGTTACGCCCAGCAAACAGGCGGCAAACACAATGACGGCGCTCGCCTGCATGTCAGCGCCTCACCTTATACACGATGCCGGTCAGCACCGCGGTCAGAATGACCCACAGGAACAGGTACCAGTAAAAGAAGGGGAAGCCCCAAAGCTCAGGCTGCTGGCGCGCGTAGAGCGGCACCCAGAGCAGCGCCACATAGGGCACCAGCAGCAGCCAGAGAATGGCCCTGCGGAAGGTCATGTTGCTTGACGGTACCCGCAACCGGCACGGCGGTCAAGCGCGGCACCGGACGAGTTGCGAACCGGGTGGGCTCACCTGCGGGAAATAGCCTGTTCCAGACGCGCAACGTCGGCAAGATCCTAAGGCCTCCCGGCAGCTCGCTTGTTAATCAGGAAGTCTTCCCGGCTGAGGTACTGAACCTTCACGCCCCCTAGCTCGCCCGGCCGAACCGTGCGAGCGCGCCAAGTACGCGCTCCGCGTTGGCCGACGACGGTTCGACCCAAAGATCCAAATCCTTGGTGCCGCGCGGCAGACCGTACCACGCCAACGCATAGGCGCCGACGACGAGAAATTTGACCTCAGCGGCGGATAATTCGCTCAAAAGAGCGATCAAGCCGGGGTGCATCGGAACACAGTCCTGCGAGTTGGTGCTGTTCCAGACTCAACTGCCAAGCCAGTTCCACGCGCGCTTCGGGCGTGAGGCGCATCCAATATTCTGCATCGTGCTGGTCGGCTTCGGCGTGGCTTGAGAACCGCCTTACCGTCCAGCCTGGCCGCGTTTTGCGCGCTTCCGCCATATGTCTATTTTAATGCAGGCCGACCTGGCCGGCAACGGAGCGGATCAGGGCCGCGCTGTCATAGCCGACGCCATGCTTAAAGACGATTTGCACGTTTTCGATGTCGTGGATGTCTTGCGCCAGGTTGCCTTTGACCACGACCAGATCGGCACGCTTGCCTTTGGCGAGAGTGCCGATCTCGTTGTCGAGATGCAGAAACTTGGCGCCGTTTTGGGTGGCGACGTGAATCGCCTGCTCGGGCGTGAGGCCCTCCTCGACCAGGAGCTCGACCTCGCGCTGATCGCCGAAGCCGGCGACCACGCCGCCATTGCCAGTCGGATCGAGGCCGGCCAGGAGCAGTCCGCCATCTTTATAGAAGTCATACTCGAACTGCATTTCTTTTTTGAAAATGCTGGCCGCTGGACCCGGACGCTCGTCACCTCGGACGCGCGACAGCAGGTAATGCACACGCGACGCGGGCGAGAGCACCTGCAAGAGTCGCGGCAACTCGCGCAACGGCGGGCGGCCGGGCACCATCGCCTCAAATACCGGCAGCGTCGAGGTCAGCGCCACGTGACGCGCAATCAGATCATGGAGGGTGGCCTGCACTTCGGGGCCCTCGACATCGATCGCTGCCAGCGTTTTTGCAGTCAGCGCGCCGGGGGGACAAACATCGGGTGGCTTGCCGGGGTCGAATTCGGTGTCAACCTCCAGCCCATGTTCCAAGTCATCGATGCCGAGGGAAGCGGCTTCCTTAAAGCCAATCGAACACAGGTGGCCGGTGATGGTGTCGCCGGGAACGGAATGAACCTGCTGGACGGCCGCAGCCAGCTCGGCGCGGGTGATCTGCATGTAGGCCTTGAAAGTAGTGACGCCCTCGCTCTGCCAGTACTTTACGGTGCGCGTGGCGTCGGCCGGCCCGCTCAGGCCGTGCATATTGGGTGTGAAGCCGCCGGGGCCGTTCAGATACGGGCCGGTGATGTTCATCGACGGCCCGATCATCAGGCCCGCATCAATTTCCTGTTTGAGATTCAAGTCGGTGTAGGGCATGACCGCTCCCGTGGTGCGCAGGGTGGTGACGCCGCTCGCCAGATACAGGCGCGGAAAGCTGAACCCCATATCGTGGTAAAGCGGCGGCGCGCCCGGCAAAAAACCGACGCCCGAGGGGTCGGGATAGAACAAGTGGTCGTGCATGCCCACCAGGCCAGGAAAAACAGTGTCGCCGCTCAAGTCGAGCACTTTGGCGTCTGCGGGAACGATGACGTTGGCGCCGATGGCGGCGATGCGGCCGTGCTCGAGCAGTACGGTCTGATCGGCTACTGCAGCAGCGCCGGTACCGTCGATCACGCGCACGTGCTCCAGTGCCACCACGGGCGCGTCCACGCTAACAAACTGCCGCAGAACCGGAGACAGTGACTGCGCCGCCAACCCGCAAGAGAGCAAAAGCATGACCAGAAGTCTCATAGCAGTGAGTTTAGCGCCTATACTAGGCGGCATGAAAACCATCCTGCTGTGGACGCTCGCCGCCGCCCTGCCGCTGGCCGCGCAAGCGCCCCTCCACCTGGCTGCGACCTCGAAAACCGTGACCTGGGGCCATTACTCGGCAGGAGACAAACCGGTATTGACCATCAACCCCGGTCAGACCGTCTCTGTCGATACGCTGCTCACCAATAGTCCGCAAGGTCTGCGCCGCGCGGGCGTGCCGGAGAGCCAGATCCAAGCCAGCCTCAAGGAAGTGTTCGAAGACGTGCCGCGCGCCGATCGCGGGCCAGGCGGGCATATTCTCACCGGCCCGATCTACGTTCGCGGCGCCGAGCCGGGCGACACCCTGGCGGTGCACATTGACAGGATCACGGGCATGATTCCCTATGCCTACAACTCGTTTGGGCCGCGCAGCGGTTTCCTGATCATGCCCGGCCTGCACAAAATGCGCATCATTCCCCTGGACTGGAAAACGATGACGGCACAGTTCGCCCCCGGCATCACCATCCCCATGCATCCGTTTTTCGGCAGCATCGGTGTGGCCCCGCCGGCCAGTTATGGCAAGCACAGCTCGGTGCCTCCCGATCTGATGGGCGGCAACATGGACTGCAAGGATCTAGTGGCCGGCAGCACCATCTACTTCCCCGTGTTTGTGCCGGGCGCGCTCTTCTACGTGGGTGACGGCCACGCCGGCCAGGGCGACGGCGAGGTGGATATTACCGCGATTGAAACCTCGCTGCAGGGGACATTTACGTTCACGCTACGCAAGCACACCGGCCAGAGCTGGCCGCACGCGGAGACCGCTTCGAACTTCATGACCTTCGGCTTCAGCCGCGATCTGCGCGCCGCCACCACGCAGGCCCTCGAGCACATGGTGTCGTTTCTGGTCAAGCACCGGCACATGACGCGCGCGGACGCCTACATGCTCATCAGTGTGGCTGGTAACGTGCATGACTGCGAGCTGGTGGATGACAATCTGGGCGTGAGTGTGAGCTTGCCCAAGCGGCTGTTCAGTCACTGATCTTTGCTACACTGCGCCTGAGGAGAAACCGGGAAATGACATCACGATCCTGTCTGGCGGCTGCCGCCGCCCTGCTGTTCGCTACCGCGCTGGGCGCGCAAACCTCCAAAGCGACCTTCGACCATCCGCCCGCGGTGACCCCGAGCGCCAGCAATGCGACACTGCGCCAAATCATTCGTGAGATCAGTGCGGCGAACATTCACGAAGATCAGGTGAAGCTGGTGAGCTTCGGCACGCGGCTGGCGACGGAAGAAACCGATTCGACCACCACCGGTACGCGCGCCGCTCGCGCCTGGATCGTAGCGCAATTCAAGCAATACAGCGCCGCCTCGGGCGGCCGTTTGCAGGTCGCCGAGCAGCATTTTATGGTGCCACCGGGCTTCCGCATCCGCACGGCGGTGCCGATGACCAACGTCGTGGCGACGCTGCCCGGCGATAACCCCAACGATCACCGCGTGTTCGTGATGGGCGGCGATTACGACACCATCGGCGGCTTTGGCGGCGGTACCGACACGCGCACGCCCACCGTAGGTCCGGGCGCGAACGATGACGCCAGCGGCGTAGCCGTGGCGCTGGAGTGCGCGCGGGTGATGAGCCAGTACCATTTCCCCGCCACCCTCGAGTTCATCGCCTTCGATGGCGAAGAGGAGGGGCTGTACGGCGCCTACTGGAACGCGCGTGCGGCCCAGGCCGATCATCAGCAGGTCGCGGCCATGCTCGATGACGACATCGTCGGCGGCGACAATACGCCCGGCCACGTCAATACCAATAAAATGCGCGTCTACAGCGAAGGTGTGCCGGAAGACGCCTCGCCTCTCCAGGTGCTCCGCCTGGCCACCATCGGCGGCGAAAACGATTCCCTGTCCCGCGAGCTGGGCCGTTACGCGTCAGGGATCGCGGCTCTCTACCTGCCGGACTTTCAGGTCGTGCAGGAGTACCGGCGCGACCGCTTCGGCCGCGGCGGCGACGACATCGCTTATGTGCAGGCCGGCTTCACCGCCGTCCGCATGACCGACTACTACGAAAACTACGATCACCAGCATCAGTGGAAGCGCATGTACAACGGCGTGTTGTTTGGTGACCTGTTGCAATTCACCAATCCCAGTTACACCGCCAACGTGGCGCGCGTGAACGTTCTGACGCTGGCGGGGCTGGCACTGGCGCCGCCGACGCCGGCGCCGGTCGAACAACGCCGCCATGGCTGGGGCACACACCTTTCGTGGAATGCCGTACCTGGGGCGGTCAGCTATCGCGTCTTGCTGCGCCCGACGGCGGCGGCTCAATGGACGAAACGGTATGCAGTCAGCGGCACCTCGGTCAACATGGAAGCAACCCTGGACGACTACATAATGGGTGTGGTCGCGGTCGGCAAGGACGGCACCGAAAGCCTGCCCTCGATTCCCCAGGCCCGTCCCAGCACCGGCACCTCCCCGTTCCCGCCGGTTCACTAACCCTCTGGCGGGCCGGAAAGCAGAAATGCTTCCCAGCTCAGCGCGGCGGCGCCACGGTTGCGGGCGTCTTGCTCGCGGCCGGGCGCAGTCAGCACCAGCGGCTGAAATTTGCGATAACGCCGGCAGAACTCGAACAGCGCGATGAGATCCTGCGACTCAAAACCGCCGGTCTTGACTTCCACCGCCCAGTTGCCCCAGCTCCCTTCGAAAACGGCGTCGATTTCCCTCGGCTCTTCGCGCCAGTAGCTGACGCGCTGGCCCTGGTTGACGGCAAACGCCAGGCACGCGTTCTCGACCCATTGGCCGTACAGAGCCGGATCGTGGGCCCGATCGGGCGCGCCGCCGGCATGGATCGCGGTGATCAGCGCGTTGTTCAGGACCACGAGCTTGGGCGGCGCCGCGCGGCGCCGGCGGAGCTGCGGCGAGTAGCGCTCCAGCGGGGCGACCAGATAGGCATCCTGCAGCAGGCGCAGGTAGTTGGCCACCGTCGCCAGCGCTCCTTTGTCCTGAAGTTTCCCCTGCAGCTTCTGCAGCGAGACAATCTGCGCCGGTGCAGACGCAGCCAGCGCAAACACCTGGCGCAATAGCGCCGGACGCCGCACACTGCCGAGCGCCAGCACATCGCGCCCAATCGCCGGCTCGATGATGGCGTCGAGGACGTACGCCCGCCAGCGCGCCTCGTCCGCGGCCAGGCGAACCGCGCCGGGATAGCCCCCATGCGCCACCACTTCCTGGATCGCTTGCACAGGCGTCAGATCGAAAACCTCTGCCAGCGCCGCTGCGGGCCAGTGCGTCAGCTCCAACCGCTCGAAGCGGCCAGCCAGACTTTCACGGGAACCGGTCAGAACGCGCAACGCCGATGAACCGGTGGCGATGACATGCAAGCGCAGCTTCTGCCGCCGGGCACGATCCCAGAAGCTTTTCAGTTGCGCCGCCCAATCGGGAAACTGGTGCACTTCATCGAGCAGCAGGATCGCCGGCGCCGCGGCAGCCAGGCGCTCCGCCTCGGCCCACTTGCGCTCCCAAAAGCCCGGCAGTGACGCATCGGGGTCGTCGCCTGCCGCGTAAACCGCGCGTTGCGGAAACTGTCCGGCCAGCTCCAGCAGCAGCGTTGTCTTGCCCACTTGGCGTGGTCCGGTCAGCAACTGCAAGAATGCCGGCTGTGCAGCGCGCACGCGCGCCAGCAGTGCTTGACGGCAAGAGACGAAGCTAAGAACTTCTGAAGCCATGGCTTAATAATTATTATAGCCTATTCGAATAATTATCATACTATATTTTACAAACGCTGGCGAGGCTTTGAACACTGGAGTATAGTGGGCGCATGTGCCTTGGCACAAGCCTGCACTACGCCTGGCGGCGAGCGGCGAAGCAGCGCGGCCTCGGTGTCGTCCTGATTGTGGCACTCGCGCTCGGGCTGGGCGGTGCTACTGCCATCACAGCACTGGCCCGCCATGTATTACTCAATCCGCTGGGTTTGCCACAACCCCAGCAGGTCGTTCATATTTACGCGGGCGGCGACCCGGCAACCGTTGCCGACTACGCCAAACTGCCCGCGTTTGCCGCCGTGACGGGATACCACCCCGGCGGATTGACGATCACTGCCGTCGGGTTGCAGTCCCACGAAATTATCGCCTCCGTGACTCGCGGGTTTTTTCGCATGGCCGGCATCGCGCCGCTCGAAGGTCGAGAGTTCAGCACGCAGGAGTTGCAGGCGGGTGAGCGGGTTGCGATCATCAGCGACACGCTCGCCGGTGCGTTCCACGGCGCGGCCATCGGCCAGAGCGTCTCGCTCGGAGGAACGCCGTTCACCGTGATCGGAGTAATGCCGCCGCGATTCGGCTTCCCGGACGGAACCGCGGTTTGGATCCCCTACCACGCCGCGCAGCGTTATCTGGTGCTGCAGAATGGGCCGCTTTACGGCGGCTTGATTGCGCGCCTGCGGCCCGAGTCGAGCTTGCAGCAGGCGGATGCGCAGGTGAAGGCGGAAATGGAGCGCGAAGTCGCCGTAGAGGAGGCCGCGAATCCAGGACAGAAATACGGGATGAGTTCTGCGTTTGCAGCCTCGCTTGTGAAAAGCTGGTCGCACGGCTCGCAGCCGACCGTCGATCTGTTGCTGGGCGCTGCAGGACTGCTCTGGCTGGTGGCCTGTTTTGGGTTCGGAGGCGTACTGCTGGCGCGGGCGCTGGGCGACCAAAAAGAGATTGCTACGCGCATGGCGCTGGGCGGAGGGCGCCTGCGCCTGGCGCTGCAATGGCTCAGTGAGGCGCTGGTGGTAGTGGCGCCCGCAACAATCGCCGGTGCGGCCGTGGCCTCCGGATTAATGGCCGCGCTACGCCGCGGCGCGCCAGCGAGCATGCTTGGCATCGACCTGCTGCGCCCGGAATGGATCGACGCGCTAACGCTCGTGGGCCTGGCGCTGCTGACCGTACTCGTGGTGGCCATTCCTCCGATGCTCAGCACGTTGCGCCAGCCGCTGCCTGCGGAAATGCTGCAGTCGGCCTTTTATGGCAGAGTGCGGACATCGGTGTTGTGGCCGGTTCTGGTGGTGGCGGAGCTTACGGTGGCTCTGGTGCTGACGGCCGGCGCCGCGTTGCTGCTGGCAAGCTACGTCGGTCTGATGCACGTCAATCTTGGATTTCAG
It contains:
- a CDS encoding serine/threonine-protein kinase, translating into MSTVVRTPSGYHIYGYGLSGAGHIIGTMPLTPGGRLGPYEILAPLGAGGMGEVYRALDTRLKREAALKCLPDRLAANSIALERFRREAQLLAGMSHPHIAAVYGLEIGSDGGAVLAMEMVGGETLADRLQRGPLPPEEAAAIALQIAQALEYAHERGIIHRDLKPANTKVTADDQVKVLDFGLAKALTPELSAAELADSPTLTTPATLAGSILGTAAYMAPEQARGKAVDRRADIWAFGAVLYEMLTGQRAFHGDNATDVIAAVVRAEPDWSALPPATPAYLRDLVERCLRKDARRRLQSIGDARITLEEKPSPPAAAAAAQRPAALAQRAWYGWAAPGFAGVVLAALAAYWLMPRPAKPVAMRFQAVTALAGVQRDPALSPDGRSVAFASNQDGNYNLYVGLIDGGNLLEITRGSDAKGHPAWTPDGASLAYQQLNPSGLWDIWEVSALGGTPHLLLRNAEDPAWSPDGKQLAYTQASTGTLWLSTPGQPPQELGRGIKGQQPRFSPDGKQLAFDVNKVGGPYGSLEVADLADASVRALTPTAGPEVLSPAWSSDGQSIYFASSRGGTVNIWKLPAAGGTPVQITAGQGDDAGLSVMGNRLVFATFRTNTRLAQLDLTAMAGPHAIHVLSSDPVRNQNAPAYSPDGKRLAFFCWLKGVELEQIWTSNADGGHAAPLVAGPLSNIFPEWSADGQSVLFTQWNTATGATDLAAVPADGGEPKIMWHSHQGAKPWLSDVSSRGVVAYPGPHGISTYDPSTGATRRVLPLPRQTSWVRWSPQGTAIAYDMPPRFDGDPEAGVWIDDLHQPPQQVFRGWVCYLARAPGGKLAILAGSSDLQGSLWTADWNGQHLKRLPQNVPLLYDYFFDAWNVISLSPNGRDLAFLYDDALQANLGMIEFGK
- a CDS encoding DUF4424 domain-containing protein, encoding MSMPLCAWVSAAYSSRMRFRARCWFRAALVFTLTLVLFTAALGDDTTATIGIGGLQFQHSRQIRMLSEDLYISPTRVRIHFTFMNVSTSPIETVIAFPLPNLDQAEWYNTTIGSTTGDPVNFIGFKTIVDGEPVGLKVERRAANRRGCDVTRLLRRYHVPLNPMVRAGGDPLKALPTLTVRALVDAHLLSDSSEKMPMWTVSTRFWWRQKFEPGKTVTIDQSYQPITGEYYDYRVGNEVQALSALKNDIHADVCPNASTFAALKRKFAATPVCKTGLCKDSYIHFYTTEYVLTTGNNWDGPIGTFHLILDKLKPANILSTCWHGPLAQTGPTTFESTLRNFSPRNDIKILVVQ
- a CDS encoding sodium:solute symporter family protein — translated: MQASAVIVFAACLLGVTVLGLWAARWRQGDLQSIEEWALGGRRFGAVLTWFLIGGDFYSAYTIIAVPALVYGVGANGFFALVYTVLVYPFVFLVMPRLWRVSRRRNYSTLADFVRGRYGSRPLALAIAVTGIVATLPYLALQLLGMQVAIAALGFRSPAEASNIGLIVAFLILVAYDYVSGLRAPAIVAIAKDAMVYIVILVAVIWIPMRLGGYGRIFHLAAQALAAHHPAGSMILRPEQFLAFATLAVGSGLAAFLYPHTATSILSAASDRAIERNAVFLPAYTFLLGLIALLGYVALAANVHTADPNSIVPVLFTSMFPAWFAGFAMAAIAIGALVPAAIMAIACGTLFTRNIWREYVNPQLSARRESGLAKLISLLLKLGAVVFVIFGDHTYAINLQLLGGIWILQTFPAVIFGLYRRWLHPAALLIGWAAGMATGTAMGWAMGLRTSVYPLHLGSLHIAAYAAIDALVVNLVLAVVLTPVFRRLRRPAVADETEPADYEPAAAAASA
- a CDS encoding DUF3311 domain-containing protein, which produces MTFRRAILWLLLVPYVALLWVPLYARQQPELWGFPFFYWYLFLWVILTAVLTGIVYKVRR
- a CDS encoding amidohydrolase, coding for MRLLVMLLLSCGLAAQSLSPVLRQFVSVDAPVVALEHVRVIDGTGAAAVADQTVLLEHGRIAAIGANVIVPADAKVLDLSGDTVFPGLVGMHDHLFYPDPSGVGFLPGAPPLYHDMGFSFPRLYLASGVTTLRTTGAVMPYTDLNLKQEIDAGLMIGPSMNITGPYLNGPGGFTPNMHGLSGPADATRTVKYWQSEGVTTFKAYMQITRAELAAAVQQVHSVPGDTITGHLCSIGFKEAASLGIDDLEHGLEVDTEFDPGKPPDVCPPGALTAKTLAAIDVEGPEVQATLHDLIARHVALTSTLPVFEAMVPGRPPLRELPRLLQVLSPASRVHYLLSRVRGDERPGPAASIFKKEMQFEYDFYKDGGLLLAGLDPTGNGGVVAGFGDQREVELLVEEGLTPEQAIHVATQNGAKFLHLDNEIGTLAKGKRADLVVVKGNLAQDIHDIENVQIVFKHGVGYDSAALIRSVAGQVGLH
- a CDS encoding acetamidase, with translation MKTILLWTLAAALPLAAQAPLHLAATSKTVTWGHYSAGDKPVLTINPGQTVSVDTLLTNSPQGLRRAGVPESQIQASLKEVFEDVPRADRGPGGHILTGPIYVRGAEPGDTLAVHIDRITGMIPYAYNSFGPRSGFLIMPGLHKMRIIPLDWKTMTAQFAPGITIPMHPFFGSIGVAPPASYGKHSSVPPDLMGGNMDCKDLVAGSTIYFPVFVPGALFYVGDGHAGQGDGEVDITAIETSLQGTFTFTLRKHTGQSWPHAETASNFMTFGFSRDLRAATTQALEHMVSFLVKHRHMTRADAYMLISVAGNVHDCELVDDNLGVSVSLPKRLFSH